Proteins encoded within one genomic window of Nitrospira sp.:
- a CDS encoding universal stress protein, with protein MDNHPQNSTIRRVMVGTDRSQTADQAVRWAAEFANRYGAELFVVQIILPQHPSTTEFGAAEHTRVAAANHELTDIVHRLAGERGHACVVMDDDPALAIVRAAEREAIDVLVVGNSGMAGRKEFLLGNVPNRISHNSRCTVIIVNTQPLADEQTASTAHVAPSQVETPVSEPHVGARALKIATVMAKHGVQELFGQPVQSDISTRRRQAQRLRAALEELGPTFSKLGQVLSTRPDLLPPEYIEELAMLQSHVPPMSEREVVQVAEQELKVPWEDVFESIDPNPLAAGTIAQVHRATLETGDRVVVKVQRPTARTEIEQDLALLEVFAQQVGKRPALNQVVDMEAVFKHLSTSLHRELDFRQEIENIDRMRMVLADYDRLGVPSVHQELSTTRLLVMEEIQGAPIAQATDGPARIEAARQLLESFYKQIMVDGFFHADPHPGNLMWWKDRVYLLDFGMVGAVDANVREHLLLLLMALWKEDTVFLSDITLMMTGSLDRSDLNVQQFQSEIGDMIAKYRKAVLADMQIGPLLQEMSAIGFRHGVPLPASLTLASKALAQVQLATARLDPTLDPYDVAGKFLMRLMLKRVGAALDPKTLVYQSQKLKVRVERVIEAIEHLIGARPGQKLVVNFKANSLEDMIRLTGRRLALGLTAAASILASGFTVTSTTVSDWVSVSFGIVAGLLVVGLILDLMRGR; from the coding sequence ATGGACAACCATCCGCAGAACAGCACGATACGACGAGTCATGGTCGGGACCGATCGCTCGCAAACGGCAGATCAAGCTGTGCGGTGGGCCGCAGAGTTTGCGAACCGCTACGGCGCTGAGTTATTCGTCGTGCAGATCATCCTGCCGCAACACCCATCCACTACTGAATTCGGTGCAGCGGAGCATACCCGTGTTGCTGCCGCGAACCATGAACTGACAGACATAGTACATCGGCTTGCCGGAGAGCGCGGACATGCCTGTGTGGTCATGGATGATGATCCTGCGCTGGCCATCGTTCGCGCGGCAGAGCGGGAGGCCATCGATGTCTTGGTGGTCGGGAACTCCGGCATGGCCGGCAGGAAGGAGTTCTTGCTCGGTAACGTTCCGAACCGCATCAGCCACAATTCCCGCTGTACTGTGATCATCGTGAATACCCAACCACTAGCCGATGAGCAGACAGCCAGCACTGCGCATGTTGCTCCTTCTCAAGTCGAAACGCCGGTCTCTGAGCCTCATGTGGGAGCTCGAGCCCTAAAAATCGCTACCGTGATGGCGAAGCACGGGGTTCAAGAACTCTTTGGCCAACCCGTTCAATCGGACATCTCGACACGTCGTCGGCAAGCTCAACGTCTGCGCGCTGCACTGGAGGAGCTAGGCCCCACGTTTTCAAAGCTTGGACAAGTGTTATCGACTCGTCCCGATCTCCTTCCACCTGAGTATATTGAAGAGCTAGCCATGTTGCAGAGCCACGTTCCTCCCATGTCCGAGAGAGAAGTGGTTCAGGTGGCCGAGCAAGAACTAAAGGTGCCGTGGGAAGACGTGTTTGAGTCGATCGATCCCAACCCACTCGCGGCTGGGACGATCGCCCAGGTCCATCGGGCCACGTTGGAAACCGGCGACCGGGTAGTCGTGAAGGTTCAGCGGCCCACGGCACGAACGGAGATTGAACAGGATCTGGCTCTCCTCGAGGTTTTTGCTCAACAGGTCGGCAAGCGGCCTGCGCTCAACCAAGTGGTGGATATGGAGGCCGTATTCAAACACCTGTCTACGTCGCTCCATCGTGAACTCGACTTTCGTCAGGAAATAGAGAACATCGACAGGATGCGGATGGTGCTCGCAGACTATGATCGATTAGGGGTTCCCTCCGTGCATCAAGAGCTGTCGACTACCCGATTATTGGTCATGGAAGAGATTCAGGGTGCCCCGATTGCTCAGGCAACGGACGGTCCAGCGCGTATCGAAGCCGCGCGTCAACTATTGGAAAGTTTCTACAAACAAATCATGGTCGACGGTTTCTTCCATGCCGATCCTCACCCCGGCAACCTCATGTGGTGGAAGGACCGTGTCTACCTTCTGGATTTCGGCATGGTCGGGGCTGTCGATGCCAATGTGCGCGAGCACCTCTTATTACTGCTGATGGCATTGTGGAAAGAAGATACCGTATTCCTGAGCGATATCACCCTGATGATGACGGGGTCTCTTGATCGGAGCGATCTGAACGTCCAGCAGTTTCAAAGTGAAATAGGCGACATGATCGCGAAATATCGTAAGGCGGTTTTGGCGGACATGCAGATCGGACCGCTTCTCCAGGAAATGAGTGCGATCGGGTTTCGACACGGCGTGCCGCTGCCCGCCTCTCTCACACTTGCGTCCAAGGCGCTCGCGCAGGTTCAACTCGCAACGGCCCGATTAGATCCGACACTCGATCCGTATGATGTGGCGGGCAAGTTTCTCATGAGGCTGATGCTGAAACGAGTGGGTGCCGCCCTGGATCCAAAAACGCTGGTGTATCAGTCCCAGAAGTTGAAGGTACGAGTCGAGCGGGTCATCGAAGCCATTGAACATCTGATCGGTGCCCGTCCCGGTCAGAAGCTGGTCGTTAATTTTAAGGCCAATTCACTCGAGGACATGATTCGCCTGACGGGGCGGCGCCTTGCCTTAGGCCTGACCGCTGCTGCGAGCATCCTCGCCAGCGGATTTACGGTTACCTCAACAACGGTTTCGGATTGGGTGTCGGTCTCGTTCGGAATCGTGGCGGGTCTGCTGGTTGTCGGATTAATTCTCGATCTGATGCGCGGGCGCTAA